Proteins from a genomic interval of Paenibacillus sp. FSL H8-0048:
- a CDS encoding GNAT family N-acetyltransferase, translating to MITELRTERLVLRQMSTTDSASLFAIWSDPEVTRFMNISNFTDECQAVEMIELLDKLAGENQAIRYSITEAESGRIIGSCGYNMLDYDNAKTEIGYDLSREYWGKGYAPEALRALIDYAFDTLGFNRIEAKVEPANINSIKVLQKLNFSLEGILRQSERSNGTFIDLCMYSKLAAD from the coding sequence ATGATTACTGAATTACGTACCGAGCGATTAGTATTAAGACAAATGAGTACCACCGATTCAGCCAGTCTCTTCGCGATCTGGTCCGATCCTGAAGTCACCCGGTTCATGAATATCAGCAATTTCACGGATGAGTGTCAGGCCGTAGAGATGATTGAGCTGCTTGATAAATTAGCGGGCGAGAATCAGGCGATCCGCTATTCCATCACGGAGGCAGAATCCGGCCGGATTATCGGCTCATGCGGTTACAATATGCTGGACTATGACAATGCGAAGACTGAGATTGGTTATGACCTTAGCCGCGAGTACTGGGGAAAAGGATATGCGCCTGAAGCCCTTCGCGCACTGATAGATTATGCGTTTGATACACTGGGCTTCAATAGAATAGAAGCAAAGGTTGAACCTGCTAATATCAATTCGATTAAGGTGCTGCAGAAATTAAATTTCTCGCTGGAAGGAATATTGAGGCAGAGTGAGCGCTCCAACGGAACCTTCATTGATCTGTGTATGTATTCTAAATTAGCTGCAGATTAG
- a CDS encoding LytTR family transcriptional regulator DNA-binding domain-containing protein: protein MSTISVTRDTEGNTGVFSLDIEKITFMEFERTIYRIIVHTYDQTFYTVGTLKYWLNTLASSGYNFVLADRNTLIQVSNIIQLDKTFHIAYFGEDHRGVEQKCFLSEKGYKEILKYVKTSASDIQLVELPQW from the coding sequence TTGAGCACGATATCTGTTACTAGAGACACAGAGGGAAACACTGGTGTATTCTCACTCGATATTGAAAAAATAACTTTTATGGAATTTGAACGGACTATCTATCGGATCATTGTCCATACGTACGATCAGACCTTTTATACAGTAGGTACGCTGAAATATTGGCTTAATACCCTGGCCAGTTCAGGATATAATTTCGTTCTAGCAGATAGAAACACGTTAATTCAGGTTTCTAATATTATCCAGTTGGATAAGACTTTTCATATTGCTTATTTTGGGGAAGACCATAGAGGAGTCGAGCAAAAGTGTTTTCTGTCAGAGAAGGGCTATAAAGAAATTCTCAAATACGTAAAGACATCCGCATCGGATATTCAATTAGTGGAGCTGCCCCAGTGGTAG
- a CDS encoding cyclic lactone autoinducer peptide, whose translation MRALQRKVVYKLASGLSALAALIVLVTASVLYINQPEVPEELLK comes from the coding sequence ATGAGAGCTTTGCAGCGCAAAGTAGTGTATAAGCTTGCTTCTGGTTTGTCCGCCTTGGCTGCCCTTATCGTGTTGGTTACAGCAAGTGTATTATACATTAACCAACCCGAGGTTCCGGAAGAGTTACTTAAATAA
- a CDS encoding accessory gene regulator ArgB-like protein, translating into MLEFMSGKLAFTIKNIVPEHPASYAVLKFAISVVLNVVFIIGLTLVVSLFTGRTSEALQILISFALLRQVSGGAHLKSGIACVLFTVCLFTVLSYVEVSPLYVMLMNAASLLVVLWLAPTGIERQTRIPKRHWPKLRIVALLLVAANIIVGSPVIAASFLAQSISLIIARREVKI; encoded by the coding sequence ATGCTTGAATTCATGTCCGGCAAGCTGGCATTTACGATTAAAAATATTGTACCTGAGCACCCGGCATCCTACGCTGTCCTGAAATTTGCGATTAGCGTAGTGCTTAATGTGGTCTTTATAATTGGGCTGACGCTGGTAGTATCCCTTTTTACGGGCAGGACAAGTGAAGCTCTGCAGATTCTGATCTCCTTTGCCTTATTACGTCAGGTGTCCGGCGGAGCCCATCTCAAATCCGGTATAGCCTGTGTCTTGTTTACGGTATGCTTGTTCACAGTCCTGTCCTACGTGGAAGTTAGCCCTCTGTACGTTATGCTAATGAATGCAGCTAGTCTGTTAGTGGTTCTATGGCTGGCACCCACTGGTATTGAACGACAAACCCGGATTCCCAAGCGACACTGGCCTAAGCTGAGAATCGTGGCGTTACTGCTAGTAGCTGCCAATATCATTGTAGGATCACCTGTCATCGCAGCCAGTTTTTTGGCACAATCCATCAGTCTGATTATAGCTAGAAGGGAGGTGAAAATCTGA
- a CDS encoding stalk domain-containing protein — MKKKMTAALTAFAVLGGMGTGVYAGANLQEIKAFLNPSIKFKMNGQPVQLKNASGAVVAPISYKDTTYLPVRSVSDLLGVTVKFDAATNTISLGEQTAGVPIATGFDNMYHTKDPGKTVYKDKDYKDVFFDDASSDRGSSFMLQPDKKYQKLYLQIAAIGGEIKDLSIQDADTNTVLKKQTIDPASGLTTIEVDIAGVSSLYITGDVKKGTSVFVPLTTSYYK; from the coding sequence ATGAAGAAGAAGATGACTGCTGCACTGACTGCATTTGCCGTACTTGGAGGAATGGGCACAGGTGTGTACGCCGGAGCCAACCTGCAGGAGATCAAGGCTTTTCTGAATCCAAGCATCAAATTCAAGATGAACGGCCAGCCCGTACAGCTTAAGAATGCCAGCGGTGCGGTGGTTGCCCCAATTTCCTATAAGGACACAACCTATCTGCCGGTTCGTTCCGTATCCGATCTGCTGGGAGTTACTGTTAAGTTCGATGCTGCAACTAACACTATTTCCTTGGGAGAGCAGACGGCAGGTGTACCGATTGCTACAGGCTTTGATAATATGTATCATACCAAAGACCCGGGCAAGACCGTGTACAAAGATAAGGATTACAAGGATGTATTCTTCGATGACGCCAGCAGTGACCGCGGCAGCTCCTTCATGCTGCAACCGGACAAAAAGTATCAGAAGCTCTATCTTCAGATAGCCGCGATCGGCGGGGAGATCAAAGACCTCTCGATTCAAGACGCCGACACTAACACTGTGCTGAAAAAGCAGACCATTGACCCGGCCAGCGGGCTTACGACCATCGAGGTGGATATTGCCGGAGTCAGCAGCTTGTATATCACTGGCGACGTGAAGAAGGGAACCTCGGTCTTCGTCCCGCTAACGACATCGTATTATAAATAA
- a CDS encoding LacI family DNA-binding transcriptional regulator, protein MRSEDIAKLAGVSRSTVSRVINNYSNVPEETRAKVLKVIEQHQYEPNSFARALAGKKTDTIGLFAISMNEKENTTRIYQNNYFAPFVDAVVDTSNARGCYVLIHTVYSPDDFLKVKQAFLQKRIDGGIIVGTQKDIEIVREMVGLGSPLVLIDYDISEIMSEHLDRNHLAIVNSKDYEGTVEAIEYLIGLGHTEIGMICGRMNTYSGRERYMAYENTLKRHGLALQQDFVLQGDFLKETAYQEVKKLLHSGGPLPTAFFSSNDDMAISAMEAFSEHGISVPEDISIAGFDDVQLAARIHPKLTSVRLPIYEMSKAAVEKVIELCDSQAPTFSTISFPARLITRDSCQPPKKS, encoded by the coding sequence ATGCGAAGCGAAGATATTGCCAAGCTAGCCGGGGTTTCGCGAAGCACCGTATCCCGTGTGATCAACAATTATTCCAATGTCCCTGAAGAGACCCGGGCCAAGGTGCTGAAGGTAATTGAACAGCACCAGTATGAGCCGAACAGCTTTGCCCGGGCTCTGGCCGGCAAGAAGACCGACACGATCGGGCTGTTTGCCATCAGTATGAACGAGAAGGAGAATACGACGCGGATTTATCAGAATAATTATTTTGCCCCGTTCGTCGATGCTGTGGTAGATACGTCGAATGCCCGCGGCTGTTATGTTCTGATTCACACCGTCTATTCTCCCGACGACTTCCTGAAGGTCAAGCAGGCCTTCCTCCAGAAACGGATTGACGGAGGCATCATTGTCGGCACCCAGAAGGATATCGAGATTGTACGGGAGATGGTGGGTCTCGGCTCCCCGCTTGTGCTGATCGATTATGACATTTCGGAGATTATGTCAGAGCATCTGGATCGCAATCATCTCGCCATTGTGAATTCCAAGGATTATGAAGGCACGGTAGAAGCCATTGAGTACTTAATCGGTCTCGGCCATACGGAGATCGGCATGATCTGCGGACGGATGAATACTTATTCCGGGCGGGAGCGCTATATGGCTTACGAGAATACGCTGAAGCGCCATGGACTTGCCCTGCAGCAGGACTTCGTCCTTCAGGGTGATTTTCTCAAGGAGACCGCATATCAGGAAGTAAAGAAGCTGCTCCATTCCGGCGGCCCGCTGCCCACCGCCTTCTTCTCCTCCAACGATGATATGGCGATCTCGGCGATGGAAGCGTTCTCGGAGCATGGCATTTCCGTGCCGGAGGATATCTCCATTGCGGGGTTCGACGATGTGCAGCTTGCTGCCCGGATTCATCCCAAGCTGACCTCCGTCCGTCTGCCGATTTATGAAATGTCCAAAGCCGCTGTCGAGAAGGTCATTGAGCTATGTGATTCGCAAGCGCCGACCTTTAGCACTATCAGTTTCCCGGCGCGTCTGATTACCCGCGATTCCTGTCAGCCGCCGAAGAAGTCGTAA
- a CDS encoding GH36-type glycosyl hydrolase domain-containing protein translates to MKFGTFDDTRKEYVINTPKTPYPWINYLGNEQFFGLISNTAGGYTFYRDARMRRLTRYRYNNIPLDTGGRYYYLYDGGDFWTPGWMPVKRDLDFYECRHGLGYTSITGERNGISVNQLAFVPMGHNAEVHRLVVKNTGDVKKTVKLFSFAEFCLWNANDDMTNFQRNLSTGEVEVKDSVIYHKTEYRERRNHYAFYSVNKEIAGFDTDRESFVGMYNGLDAPQAVAAGEATNSVASGWSPIGSHALDITLEPGEAQSFIFVLGYIENPEDEKWEALNVINKKPAQAVIDQFATDAQVDAALEVLAAHWDNLLSKYQIKSGDDKLNRMVNIWNPYQCMVTFNMSRSASYFESGIGRGMGFRDSNQDLLGFVHQIPERARERILDIAATQFPDGSAYHQYQPLTKKGNNEVGSGFNDDPLWLISGTAAYIKETGDYSILDEQVPFDSNPDHTATLFEHLKLSFEHVTNNLGPHGLPLIGRADWNDCLNLNCFSTEPGESFQTTENIAGGVAESVFIAGLFVFVGPDYAELCRMRGLDDVAADAVAKIENMSAITLSHGFDGDWFLRAYDHYGDKIGSKENEEGQIFIEPQGMCVMAGIGVENGEAARALTSVQERLDTDYGIVLQQPPYSKYYLNLGEISTYPPGYKENAGIFCHNNPWIMIAETVLGHGDRAFDIYRKIAPAYLEDISEVHRMEPYVYSQMIAGKDAVRHGEAKNSWLTGTAAWNYVAITQSILGIQADFAGLKVDPCIPAEWDGFEITRVFRGDTYVISIQNPNHVSKGVASLTLDGAAVEGNIIAPVGDGAVHQVVVTLG, encoded by the coding sequence ATGAAATTCGGAACTTTTGACGACACCCGCAAAGAGTATGTAATCAACACCCCCAAAACACCTTATCCTTGGATTAACTACCTCGGCAACGAGCAGTTTTTCGGCCTCATCTCTAATACTGCCGGGGGCTATACCTTCTACCGCGATGCACGGATGAGAAGACTTACCCGTTACCGGTATAACAATATTCCGCTGGATACCGGCGGCCGCTATTATTACCTGTACGATGGCGGGGACTTCTGGACTCCGGGCTGGATGCCGGTGAAGCGGGATCTCGATTTCTACGAATGCCGCCACGGCCTTGGCTACACTTCTATTACAGGTGAGCGTAACGGTATTTCTGTGAACCAGCTTGCTTTTGTACCGATGGGCCATAATGCGGAAGTCCACCGTCTGGTCGTTAAGAACACAGGCGATGTAAAGAAGACTGTGAAGCTCTTCTCTTTTGCCGAGTTCTGTCTCTGGAATGCCAACGATGATATGACCAACTTCCAGCGTAACCTCAGCACCGGCGAAGTCGAAGTGAAGGATTCCGTTATTTATCACAAAACAGAATACCGCGAGCGCAGAAACCACTACGCCTTCTATTCTGTAAATAAGGAAATTGCCGGCTTCGATACCGACCGCGAATCGTTCGTGGGCATGTACAATGGACTGGATGCTCCGCAGGCAGTTGCTGCCGGTGAGGCTACTAACTCTGTTGCCAGCGGCTGGTCGCCAATCGGCTCCCACGCACTTGACATCACGCTGGAGCCGGGCGAAGCCCAGAGCTTCATCTTCGTGCTCGGCTACATCGAGAACCCGGAGGATGAGAAATGGGAAGCCCTGAACGTGATCAACAAAAAGCCGGCCCAGGCTGTCATCGATCAGTTCGCTACAGATGCCCAAGTGGATGCTGCTCTGGAGGTTCTGGCTGCACACTGGGATAATCTGCTGTCCAAATACCAGATTAAGAGCGGTGACGACAAGCTGAACCGGATGGTGAACATCTGGAATCCGTACCAGTGTATGGTGACCTTCAACATGTCCCGTTCCGCTTCGTACTTCGAATCCGGGATTGGCCGCGGCATGGGCTTCCGCGACTCCAATCAGGACTTGCTCGGCTTCGTCCACCAGATTCCTGAGCGCGCCAGAGAACGGATTCTCGATATCGCCGCTACCCAGTTCCCTGACGGCAGCGCGTATCACCAGTACCAGCCGCTGACCAAGAAGGGCAACAATGAAGTCGGCTCCGGCTTCAACGATGATCCGCTCTGGCTGATCTCGGGTACAGCAGCCTATATTAAAGAGACCGGCGATTATTCGATTCTTGATGAGCAGGTTCCTTTTGACAGCAATCCCGATCACACCGCTACTCTGTTTGAGCATCTGAAGCTAAGCTTCGAGCATGTCACGAACAACCTCGGGCCTCACGGCCTGCCGCTGATCGGACGCGCAGACTGGAATGACTGCCTGAACCTGAACTGCTTCTCCACCGAGCCGGGCGAATCGTTCCAGACTACAGAGAATATTGCAGGCGGTGTAGCCGAATCCGTGTTTATTGCAGGTCTATTCGTCTTCGTAGGACCGGACTATGCCGAGCTCTGCCGGATGCGCGGTCTGGATGATGTAGCCGCTGACGCTGTTGCCAAGATCGAGAACATGAGTGCCATCACCCTGTCCCACGGCTTCGACGGCGACTGGTTCCTGCGTGCCTATGACCACTATGGCGACAAAATCGGCAGCAAGGAGAACGAAGAAGGCCAGATCTTCATTGAGCCGCAAGGCATGTGCGTTATGGCCGGAATCGGTGTAGAGAACGGGGAAGCAGCCCGCGCCCTGACTTCCGTGCAGGAACGTCTGGATACGGACTATGGTATCGTTTTGCAGCAGCCTCCGTATTCCAAGTATTATCTGAACCTGGGTGAAATCTCCACGTACCCTCCGGGCTACAAAGAGAATGCCGGGATCTTCTGTCATAACAACCCGTGGATCATGATTGCCGAGACGGTCCTTGGACATGGCGACAGAGCTTTTGACATCTACCGCAAAATCGCTCCGGCCTACCTGGAGGACATCAGCGAAGTGCATCGGATGGAGCCTTACGTGTACTCCCAGATGATTGCCGGTAAAGATGCCGTACGTCACGGGGAAGCAAAAAACTCCTGGCTCACAGGTACAGCCGCATGGAACTATGTTGCGATCACGCAATCTATCCTGGGGATTCAGGCAGACTTCGCCGGGCTCAAGGTTGACCCTTGTATCCCTGCAGAATGGGACGGCTTCGAGATTACCCGCGTCTTCCGCGGCGACACCTATGTGATCTCGATCCAGAATCCGAACCATGTGTCCAAAGGCGTAGCCAGCCTGACCCTCGACGGCGCTGCCGTGGAAGGCAACATTATCGCTCCTGTGGGCGACGGTGCTGTTCACCAGGTTGTAGTCACTCTCGGCTAA
- a CDS encoding YitT family protein, giving the protein MRSFPSYVIILLASLLIATGTNFFLVPYKILDGGIIGIALIINYISGAKIGLCIMLCSLPIFLLAWFREREIFYNSILGLLASSLLIELLFPLQYYFLYYIELGSISSAIIGGFLMGTGLGLMLRFKASTGGTDLLARFIQRYLPLNVGLIIFLTDFLIIGAGGILISKETFFHSILTIIAGGVATGLCTLEE; this is encoded by the coding sequence ATGCGATCCTTCCCAAGCTATGTGATTATTCTGCTGGCCAGCCTGCTGATTGCAACAGGAACGAATTTCTTCCTGGTCCCCTATAAAATCCTCGATGGAGGAATTATCGGCATTGCCCTCATTATTAATTATATCTCCGGCGCCAAAATCGGACTGTGCATTATGCTATGCAGTCTGCCTATCTTCCTGCTGGCCTGGTTCCGTGAGCGGGAAATCTTTTACAACAGTATCCTGGGTCTGCTGGCTTCCTCCCTGCTGATCGAGCTGCTTTTTCCGCTCCAGTATTATTTCCTGTACTATATTGAGCTGGGCTCCATTTCAAGCGCCATTATCGGCGGCTTCCTAATGGGCACGGGACTAGGGCTGATGCTGCGCTTCAAAGCCAGTACAGGCGGAACCGACCTCCTCGCCAGATTCATCCAACGCTATCTTCCGCTGAATGTCGGCCTGATTATCTTCCTGACGGACTTCCTGATTATCGGTGCAGGCGGTATTCTGATCTCTAAGGAGACCTTTTTCCATTCGATTCTGACGATTATTGCAGGAGGGGTGGCTACAGGATTATGCACATTGGAAGAATAG
- a CDS encoding threonine/serine exporter family protein, whose amino-acid sequence MDSTSTNSNTSTHDIIDLCLLAGKIMLQSGAETYRVEDTMSRMAAALGFPGAHSYVTPTVIMFTTSRTEPVKLFRIAERTTDLQKVSEVNDISRRLTERQLTAAEARERLGVVDDAAHAYPVWVQIAAAALTGACFTVMFKGSLQDALPSLLISGTGFAAATYLHRLVQIRFFAEFIASFIIGLLAFFSVKLGVGREMDKIIIGCVMPLVPGLLITNAVRDLMAGHLVSGISKGADAFLTAFAIGTGIGLVLSIF is encoded by the coding sequence TTGGATAGTACAAGCACTAATAGCAACACTTCCACACATGACATTATCGATCTGTGCCTGCTGGCAGGCAAGATCATGCTGCAGAGCGGTGCAGAGACCTACCGTGTGGAGGATACCATGAGCCGGATGGCGGCGGCACTCGGCTTCCCCGGAGCGCATAGCTACGTCACGCCGACAGTCATTATGTTCACCACCAGCCGGACCGAGCCGGTGAAGCTGTTCCGGATCGCCGAACGGACAACAGACCTGCAAAAGGTATCCGAGGTGAATGACATCTCCCGGCGGCTGACCGAACGTCAGCTCACAGCGGCTGAAGCCCGCGAACGCCTTGGCGTGGTCGATGACGCAGCCCATGCCTACCCGGTATGGGTACAGATCGCAGCGGCAGCCTTGACGGGAGCCTGCTTCACGGTTATGTTCAAGGGCAGCCTGCAGGATGCTCTGCCGTCGCTGCTGATCTCCGGTACAGGCTTCGCAGCAGCCACTTATCTACACCGTCTGGTACAGATCCGCTTCTTCGCGGAATTCATTGCTTCCTTCATTATCGGCCTGCTGGCCTTCTTCTCCGTGAAGCTCGGCGTGGGACGGGAGATGGACAAGATTATTATTGGCTGTGTAATGCCGCTGGTACCAGGGCTGCTCATCACCAATGCGGTCCGTGACCTGATGGCCGGGCATCTGGTATCCGGCATCTCCAAAGGAGCCGACGCCTTTCTGACTGCGTTCGCCATCGGGACCGGCATCGGGCTGGTCCTGTCGATTTTTTAA
- a CDS encoding threonine/serine exporter family protein produces MILQLITSFIAASTFCILFNAPVRALLQCGFAGMIGWMLYLLLDSSSDTVVATFGATVVVGLISQFFARSFKMPVIIFSVGGIIPLVPGGLAYDAMRRFVENDNNLGIQYGVQALLLSGAIATGLVLSEVLGQVFMRLRKLPKQP; encoded by the coding sequence ATGATTTTGCAATTGATCACCAGCTTTATCGCTGCCTCAACCTTCTGCATTCTATTCAATGCACCGGTGCGCGCGCTGCTGCAATGCGGCTTCGCCGGAATGATCGGATGGATGCTGTACCTGCTGCTGGATTCCAGCTCCGATACTGTCGTCGCAACCTTTGGTGCTACCGTTGTGGTTGGACTGATCAGCCAGTTTTTTGCGCGTTCCTTCAAGATGCCGGTCATTATCTTCAGTGTCGGCGGCATCATCCCGCTTGTGCCGGGCGGTCTTGCGTATGATGCCATGCGCAGATTCGTGGAGAATGATAATAACCTCGGCATCCAGTATGGGGTTCAGGCGCTCCTGCTGTCCGGAGCCATTGCTACCGGGCTGGTGCTGAGCGAGGTGCTGGGCCAAGTCTTTATGCGCCTCAGGAAATTGCCCAAACAACCGTAA
- a CDS encoding Na+/H+ antiporter yields METFLAVLLMLGLIAVSNILNRFIPFVPVPLIQIGLGIIAALIPTGIHMHFEPELFFVLFIAPLLFNDGRRTPRGELWNLRAPILLLALGLVFVTVFVAGYAINWMIPSIPLAASFALAAILSPTDAVAVSALAGRVHLPKSIHRILEGESLMNDASGLVAFKFAIAAMVTGVFSLPKASLSFVLIAAGGLLLGAVLSFLLIRLSVFIRRFGMEDVTIHVLLQILTPFIIYLISEEIGVSGILAVVAGGVMYAIEKDRAVSPQYKLQLVSASTWSVLLLVLNGLVFLILGVSVPDVIKVIYQDHTLNNFMVAGYVLAITALLIVLRFLWVYGYSLWESKRLKAEKAPLKSQIITSISGVRGAVTLAGAFSIPLVLGDGVTPFPERDLIIALAAGVILMSLVIASIFLPLLADSEETVVQNAGVVHGNAELTARNVVIDAGMSMLRSLVSESPERSTQPVLLEFTDKVDRLCAARPDRDPAHEQFLRLGVEARKSALEAERTELRRIMENGALPEPVALKMEELLDHTESLLCKRLNTQIKFSLTEIQRLFSGLFSGKLGGEGGQLALQNAESARTAKIAMCKAAVSAVSAGISDENRLASQKVIDKYERLESKLVQGEGWSNDGVLDDDKLELKLQAIQEQRNTVQEMYQNGAINLKIAGRLRRFVDQLETSIWED; encoded by the coding sequence TTGGAGACTTTTCTGGCTGTGCTGCTGATGCTTGGATTAATTGCTGTATCAAATATCTTGAACCGCTTCATTCCGTTTGTCCCGGTCCCCCTGATTCAGATAGGACTTGGAATCATTGCTGCACTCATTCCGACAGGAATACATATGCACTTCGAGCCTGAGCTGTTTTTTGTATTATTCATCGCTCCGCTGCTCTTCAATGACGGGCGGCGGACACCGCGCGGTGAGCTGTGGAATCTTAGGGCACCCATCCTGCTGCTGGCGCTTGGACTTGTGTTTGTCACGGTATTTGTGGCGGGCTATGCGATTAACTGGATGATTCCCTCGATTCCGCTGGCAGCCTCCTTCGCACTGGCGGCTATTCTGTCTCCTACCGATGCGGTAGCGGTGAGTGCGCTGGCTGGACGGGTTCATCTTCCCAAAAGTATCCACCGGATTCTCGAGGGAGAATCGCTGATGAACGATGCCTCCGGCCTGGTTGCCTTTAAATTTGCGATTGCAGCCATGGTTACCGGCGTGTTCTCTCTGCCTAAGGCCTCGCTCAGCTTTGTGCTGATTGCCGCAGGAGGACTGCTGCTTGGTGCGGTGCTGTCGTTCCTGCTGATCCGGCTCAGCGTGTTCATCCGCAGGTTCGGCATGGAGGATGTGACCATTCATGTCCTGCTGCAGATCCTTACCCCGTTCATTATTTATCTGATCAGCGAGGAGATCGGAGTCTCGGGTATCCTGGCCGTGGTGGCAGGGGGTGTCATGTACGCCATCGAGAAGGACCGGGCAGTTTCCCCGCAATATAAACTTCAGCTGGTATCCGCCAGTACCTGGTCAGTGCTGCTGCTGGTGCTGAACGGGCTGGTCTTCCTGATTCTCGGCGTGTCTGTTCCGGATGTGATCAAGGTTATTTATCAGGATCACACGCTGAATAACTTCATGGTTGCCGGCTATGTTCTGGCGATCACGGCGCTGCTGATTGTGCTGCGGTTTCTGTGGGTCTATGGTTACTCCTTGTGGGAGAGCAAGCGGTTGAAGGCAGAGAAGGCTCCGCTGAAGTCGCAGATTATTACATCAATCTCTGGGGTGCGGGGAGCTGTTACCCTTGCGGGTGCCTTCTCGATTCCGCTGGTGCTCGGGGACGGGGTGACACCTTTTCCAGAGCGGGATCTCATTATCGCGCTGGCGGCAGGTGTGATTCTGATGTCACTGGTCATCGCCAGCATCTTCCTTCCGCTGCTTGCGGACAGTGAAGAGACGGTAGTTCAGAACGCGGGAGTTGTACACGGGAATGCGGAGCTGACGGCCAGAAATGTGGTCATTGACGCCGGGATGTCGATGCTGCGCAGCCTGGTCTCCGAGAGCCCGGAACGCTCAACACAGCCTGTGCTGCTGGAATTCACCGATAAGGTTGACAGATTGTGTGCTGCAAGACCGGATCGTGACCCGGCCCATGAGCAGTTCCTTCGTCTTGGAGTCGAGGCACGCAAGAGTGCACTCGAAGCCGAACGCACAGAGCTGCGGCGGATTATGGAGAACGGGGCATTGCCGGAGCCTGTTGCCTTGAAGATGGAGGAGCTGCTGGACCATACGGAGTCTCTGCTGTGCAAACGGCTGAATACGCAGATTAAATTCTCTTTGACAGAAATTCAGAGGCTGTTCTCTGGTCTGTTCTCAGGTAAGCTCGGCGGGGAAGGTGGACAGCTCGCTCTGCAGAATGCCGAAAGTGCGCGGACGGCGAAGATTGCGATGTGCAAGGCGGCAGTATCCGCCGTTAGTGCAGGAATAAGTGACGAGAACCGGCTAGCCTCACAGAAGGTCATCGACAAGTACGAACGGCTGGAATCCAAGCTGGTGCAGGGCGAAGGCTGGAGTAATGACGGTGTACTGGACGATGACAAGCTGGAGCTGAAGCTGCAGGCGATTCAGGAGCAGCGGAATACCGTGCAGGAGATGTACCAGAACGGGGCGATTAATCTTAAGATTGCCGGCAGGCTGCGGCGGTTCGTCGATCAGCTCGAAACCTCAATCTGGGAGGATTAA
- a CDS encoding VOC family protein translates to MTATAILPQALEIGLVQIRVSNLERSLSFYQNVIGLKILRQQGRSAELTADGQQVLLVLREIEQAQVLRRNSVAGLYHFAILLPDRPSLGMVLRNLIDSGISVGQGDHLVSEALYIEDPDHNGIELYRDRPRDTWKYEATGNVVMTTDPVDVDGLLADSEGLSWTGLPAGTVMGHVHFHVGDLAEAKKFYVDALGFTVTAHYGDAAMFISAGGYHHHMGLNTWAGKGAPAAPANAAGIDYFTLLLPDIVAVHEVADRVKRAGYRVEEEGGIVTLRDPWNIGIQLLVKR, encoded by the coding sequence ATGACAGCAACAGCTATTTTACCGCAAGCACTGGAAATTGGACTTGTACAGATTCGTGTAAGTAATTTGGAGCGCTCGCTGAGCTTTTATCAGAATGTGATCGGACTGAAGATCCTGCGGCAGCAAGGGCGCAGCGCAGAGCTGACGGCGGACGGCCAGCAGGTGCTGCTGGTGCTGCGGGAGATTGAACAGGCTCAGGTACTGCGCCGGAACTCGGTGGCCGGACTGTACCATTTTGCAATTCTGCTGCCGGACCGGCCTTCTCTGGGAATGGTGCTGCGCAATCTGATTGACTCCGGGATATCGGTGGGCCAGGGGGATCATCTGGTCAGCGAAGCCCTATACATTGAAGACCCTGATCACAACGGAATCGAGCTGTACCGCGACCGTCCCCGTGACACCTGGAAGTATGAGGCAACAGGCAATGTGGTCATGACTACAGATCCGGTGGATGTGGACGGTCTGCTGGCTGACTCGGAAGGACTGAGCTGGACCGGGCTGCCGGCCGGCACTGTAATGGGTCATGTTCACTTCCATGTCGGCGATCTGGCAGAGGCCAAGAAATTCTACGTGGATGCGCTTGGATTCACGGTGACCGCCCATTACGGAGATGCGGCCATGTTCATTTCGGCTGGAGGGTATCATCATCATATGGGGCTGAATACTTGGGCTGGCAAGGGTGCTCCGGCGGCTCCGGCGAATGCGGCGGGCATCGATTATTTTACTCTGCTGCTCCCGGACATTGTGGCTGTGCATGAAGTCGCTGATCGTGTGAAGCGTGCCGGGTACCGTGTGGAAGAAGAAGGCGGTATCGTCACTCTAAGGGACCCGTGGAATATAGGCATACAGCTGCTAGTGAAAAGATAA